The Carassius carassius chromosome 9, fCarCar2.1, whole genome shotgun sequence genome includes a region encoding these proteins:
- the LOC132149010 gene encoding protein NATD1 has product MAQAAQMSVLDINSPLRVEHDKKRRQFSIRLNGSHDKAVLLYEYVGKKTVDLQHTEVPEAYRGREIAKHLAKAAMDFVVEEDLKAHLTCWYIQKYVKENPLPHYLEHVLH; this is encoded by the exons ATGGCCCAGGCTGCACAGATGAGCGTCCTCGACATCAACAGTCCTCTCCGAGTGGAGCACGACAAGAAAAGACGACAATTCAGCATCCGACTGAACG GGTCCCATGACAAGGCTGTTCTGCTGTATGAGTATGTGGGGAAGAAGACCGTGGATCTGCAGCACACTGAGGTTCCTGAAGCTTACCGGGGACGAGAGATCGCCAAACACCTGGCCAAG GCTGCAATGGACTTTGTGGTGGAGGAGGACCTGAAAGCCCATTTGACCTGCTGGTACATCCAGAAATACGTCAAAGAAAACCCTCTCCCCCATTACTTGGAGCACGTCCTCCACTGA
- the LOC132149011 gene encoding transmembrane protein 11, mitochondrial: MASLGRRRGVPVNRERGVMAATECYIVHEIYNGENAQEQFEYELEQALEAQYRYIVIEPTRIGDETARWVAVGNCLHKTAVLAGAACLLTPLALPVEYSRYVALPAGALSLACATLYGISWQFDPCCKYQVEYDSQKLSRLPLHTLTSSSPVVLVRRDDVHRKRLHNTIALAALAYCAKKIYELYAV, encoded by the exons ATGGCGTCGCTGGGAAGGAGGCGAGGTGTCCCAGTCAACAGAGAGAG GGGAGTGATGGCAGCCACGGAGTGTTACATCGTCCACGAGATCTACAACGGTGAGAATGCACAGGAGCAGTTCGAGTACGAGCTGGAGCAGGCTCTGGAGGCGCAGTACCGCTATATCGTAATCGAACCCACGCGCATCGGAGACGAGACAGCACGCTGGGTGGCCGTGGGAAACTGCCTGCACAAAACCGCCGTTCTGGCAGGGGCTGCGTGCCTCCTGACGCCACTCGCCCTTCCCGTCGAATACTCCCGTTATGTGGCGCTCCCTGCTGGCGCTCTGAGCCTGGCCTGCGCCACGCTCTACGGCATCTCCTGGCAGTTTGACCCCTGCTGCAAATACCAGGTGGAGTACGACAGTCAGAAGCTCTCGCGGCTGCCACTGCACACGCTCACCTCCTCCTCGCCGGTGGTTCTGGTTCGACGGGACGACGTGCACAGAAAGAGACTGCACAACACGATAGCGTTGGCGGCCCTGGCGTACTGTGCCAAGAAGATCTATGAACTGTACGCCGTATGA
- the LOC132148575 gene encoding dehydrogenase/reductase SDR family member 7B-like — MERVLGLGVGPLAAGTVGLLILLKVIQRLRHKQNLQDKVVVITGASSGLGKECARVFHAAGARLILCGRDQKRLQEVVEELRNKTYAKIQTYSPCTVTFDLSNTSLVSSAAEEILKCHGHVDVLINNAGISYRGNILDTHVSVQRDVMETNYFGPVALTQAILPSMVDRRSGHIVVISSVQGKISIPYRSAYSASKHATQAYFDCLRAEVDRFGLQVSVISPGYIRTNLSINAVTGDGSKYGVMDKTTAKGWDPVDVACAVLKAVCHKQKDLVLAGLLPTAAIYLRTLWPALYFRLMASRAGKEQRLKEE, encoded by the exons ATGGAGCGTGTGTTAGGTTTAGGCGTTGGGCCATTGGCAGCTGGGACTGTCGGGTTGCTGATTTTGCTGAAAGTGATCCAGAGATTGAGACACAAGCAGAATCTTCAGGATAAAGTGGTGGTGATCACTGGAGCCAGTTCAGGCCTGGGCAAAG AGTGTGCAAGGGTTTTCCATGCGGCAGGGGCCCGACTGATCCTGTGTGGACGGGACCAGAAGAGACTGCAGGAGGTTGTGGAGGAGCTCAGAAACAAAACTTATGCAAAGATACAG ACTTACTCCCCCTGcactgtgacctttgacctctccaACACATCTCTGGTTTCCAGTGCCGCCGAGGAGATTTTGAAGTGCCATGGTCATGTCGATGTCCTCATCAACAATGCAGGCATTAGTTATCGTGGCAACATCCTGGACACCCATGTATCAGTTCAGCGAGATGTCATGGAGACGAACTATTTCGGCCCTGTTGCTCTAACACAAG CCATCCTGCCTTCGATGGTGGATAGACGCAGTGGACATATTGTTGTCATCAGCAGCGTGCAGGGAAAGATCTCCATACCGTACAGATCTGCGT ATTCTGCATCTAAGCACGCGACGCAGGCCTACTTTGACTGTTTGAGGGCAGAGGTCGACAGGTTCGGACTGCAGGTGTCCGTCATCAGCCCTGGTTACATCAGAACAAACCTGTCCATCAATGCAGTCACGGGGGACGGCTCGAAATATGGAG TAATGGACAAAACCACAGCGAAGGGTTGGGATCCAGTGGACGTGGCATGTGCTGTTCTGAAAGCTGTCTGTCACAAACAGAAAGACCTGGTTTTGGCCGGGCTGCTGCCTACTGCAGCCATCTATCTGCGTACTCTGTGGCCCGCTCTCTACTTCAGACTGATGGCTTCACGGGCCGGAAAAGAACAGAGACTGAAGGAGGAATAA